CCCTTCCACCAGCTCGCGGAGCAGGTCGGCGCCGATGTACTCCACCCCGGGCAGCTCGGTCAGGCGCATCCAGTGGAAATCGCCGCAGGGGATGTCGAGCAGGGAGCGGACTCCCAGCTCGCGCACCAGTTGCGTCAGCCGCGGACGCAGGCCGCGGGTGCGCTCCTCGCTCGAGCCCGGCCCCGACCGCGATTCGCTGCCTCCCCAGGCATTCTCGCGGTAGATGCGCCGGAAGATCCTCTCCCTCCGCGACCACCCCATGGCTGGCGGATTATAACGCGGGAGGATCCCCGTCCCGGAGCGGCCGGGGGGCAGCTTCCGAACAGGGGTGGTGACGCCGATGACGAGTGCGGGGAACCGCCGGAAGGGATGACCAGGTCGCCAGAACGTGCTATGGTGGTCGGGTTGGAGTGTGCCTTTGCGGCCAGCCGCTGGCATCTTGAGGTTGTCTCTCACCTGCCCTCTACTCGCCCGAGAACACGCGACCAGTCAAAATCCACGATTGAGGAAACTATGAAAAACATCTATGTGGGAAACCTCTCCTTCGACACCAGCGAGGAAGAGTTGCGGGCCGCCTTCGAAGCGCACGGCCAAGTGGACAAGGTGACGGTGGTGCGGGACCGGGACACGGGCCAGCCCCGCGGCTTCGCCTTCGTCGAGATGGCGAACGACGGCGAGGCGGAGAAGGCGATGGCCAGCCTCAACGGCAGCACGCTGCGCGGCCGGGCGCTCAACGTGAACGAAGCGCGCCCGCGCGTGGAGCGCGGCGGAGGCGGCGGGCGGGACTCGCGCGGCGGAGGCCGCGGTGGACGCGGCGGTGGCCGCGGCGGCTACGGCCGCTACTGATCCGGCTCCGCGCCGGCGCCGCTTCTCAGTGCTCTTCGGAGACCGCGCCCTGCAGGTACACCGTGGTCAGCAGCACGAAGATGTAGGCCTGCAGGAAGGAAACGAAGATGTGCAGGCCCATGAAGATCACCGGGATGCCGATGGGGATCATGGAGAAGAAGACCAGGCCCACCAGCTCTCCCGCGAACATGTTGGCCCACAGGCGCACGGTGAGCGAGAGGATACGGGCGCAGTGGCTGATCAGCTCGATGGGCAGCATCAGCGGCGCCAGCAGCAGCACCGGCCCCATGAAGGTCTTCACGTACTTCAGCGGGCCCAGCCGCCGGATCCCCTGCCCGTGATAGTAGAGGAAGGCGGTGACCGCCAGGCCCAGAGGCACGTTGGGGGTCTCGGTGGGCGACTCCAGGCTGGGGATCATGCCCATCAGGTTCCCGACCAGGATGAACAGTCCCAGGCAGAGCAGGAAGGGAGTGAAGCCCTCGCTGTGATGCCCGATGATCTCCCGGCTCTGGTTCTGCACGAAGCCGCGCAGCCCCTCGAAGATGTGCTGCAGGGAGCTGGGGTTCTCCACCGAAAGCCGTGAGCGCAACACCAGGAACACCGCCAGCAGGAAGAGCGCGATCAGCACCTGCATGGCCACGAAGTTGGGGATGGGCGCCTGCGGGTACTCCGGGTGGAGGCCCAGGGCGAGCAGCACCCAGGTCACCACGCCCCCGAAGAGCTTGTTCAGGATCGCCGTGAACCAGAGTTGGTGGGGCATGGAGGTGGGCGGTCGCTCGCTGGCGTTCTGGCGGCCCGCGATGCGGGCCTGCTGTCCTTATACCATACGCTCCCGCGGCGAACCAAGCGCGGCGCGGTCGTCCCCGGCATGCTCACGCGCTCGCCGCACGGCTTCCTCCCAGCGCCTGCTCGAGGCGCTCCAGGATGCGCAGCGAGGCGCGGAAGACGCGCTCGATGTCGGGCCGGTTCAGGGTGATGTGCAGCGTGAGCTGGCAGGCCATGCGGTTCACATGCAGGTCGTAGACGGAGTCGCGGAACCCCTCCAGCCACGCGCGCGCGTCGATCTTCTGGTGGCTGCGCTCCGCCAGCTCCAGGCGGGCGCTCTCGATCAGGGCATCGATCTGAGCATCGCTGATCTGCGCGCTGACCGCGTAGCTCAGGAACTCGACCAGGTCGCGCTGCGGGAGCTGGATGCTGGCGCACTCCCAGTCGAACAACACCAGCCGCGGGTCTCCGCCGGGATCGCGCACCGCCAGGTTGCGGATCTGCGCGTCGTTGAAGATCAGCGTCTTCTTCATCCGGTCGATGCGGCCCCACCACTCGGGGATGGCGTCGATCCAGCCAAGATGCCGGTCGAGATAGGCTTGGTCGAAGAGCCGTCCCACGAAGTAGCGCAGCTTCTCCGCGTAGGCGCGCCATAGCGGGGTGAGCTTCTGCATGACCCCGGCGTCCATGGTCTTGCCCAGCCAGCCCTGCGCGACCAGCGCCTCGTAGTCGCCGTAGAAGGCGGCGTGCATCCCGCAAAAGTCGTGCACCATCCGCCGGATACGCGGCTCGTCCCAGCCCGCCAGGTCGGTGTAGTCCTTCATCACGTAGGCCCCAGACAGGAACTCCCCCAGCACCAGATACTGTTCGCGGGCATCGTCCACATAGGTGCCGTAGACCACGGGGAGCACCCGCGTGAAGGCCGGGTTGGAGCGCTGCAGGCGGAAGACGTTGATCTCCTTCATGTGGGTGTTGCAGAGCTCGGTCTGCGCCAGCAGCCCGGCCACGTCCGGGAGCTGGATCCCGCTCTTGACCAGGACCCCAGCCAGCCGGGCGACCAGCTCGCGGTAGTGGGTCTTGGACTTCACCAGCAACTCGACCGTGCGCGCCCGCCCCTGCGAGCGGTAGGCGATGCGGTAGTGGAAGAGGCCGCGCAGGGCGTCCTGCTCGCCGCTGTATTTCATCCGCGTGGTGGCGGTCACCCCCACCTCGCCCAGGTAGCCGGCTGCCCGCACCTCCAGGCCGGGGTCTTCCAGGTACTCGCGCATGCAGCGCTCGAACAGCGCGGGGCTGAACTCCAGGTAGCCGTCCTTGACGGTGTAGATGCTCTCCATGTGGCTCCTGCCGCCGCCGCGCTTTCCGCTAGCCCTTCGCGGAGCGCGTGAACCCGTCCGCACTCCACGCTTCGCTGCCCACGCCATGGTGGACGAAGAAGAGTCCTTCGGGATCGTATTTGCGCTTGGCCGCCGCCAGCCTGGGGTAGTTGGATCCCCAGAACGAGCGCTGCCAATCCGGCTCCCGGAAATCGCTCTCCGAGACATACGAGCCCGGCCGCGGCACCAGGCGCAGGACCTGGTTCATCGCCTCATCGACCGCCTGGGCGTTGCGGCGGCCTTCGCTGACATCGAGATGCGCCTCAGGCATGCCGGGGAACGCCGGCGGCCCATTGCTGGCGATGATCACCAGGGCAAAGGCGTCGAGCACCGCGGGATTGGTGGCGGTGTCGCGGGAGCGGGCCAGTGCCTCGGGTGGAGCGCCCGCCAGGCCTTTGTTGAAGTGCAAGGAGACGTTCCAGTGGCGGCTGGCGGCGAACAGAGTGTCGGCCAGTCGTTGCTGCTGGCCGGCAGCCAGAAGCCCTTGCGGCAACCACACGGACCGGTAGGCGTACAGGAGTTGTCCCGCTTCGCCCAGGTTCCCGCTCCAGAACACGTTGGTGGCCGGCGCCCCCGGACGCTCGTCCGACAAGACGAACTGGGGATAGTTTTTCTTGAGAAAGACCGGGTCCCAGAAGTGCCGGGCGGGCAGCGCAGTGATGCCCAGCGCCGGCTCCCAGGAGTAGTCCCGCGGAGACGCGGCCACCCAATCCAGGAGCGGCTTCCAGGCCTCCTCGGCCTGATGCTGATCGAGCCCTTGGAAGACCATGGCGATATTCAGGGAGTTGTCCCTGCGGAAGGCCATCTGCTCGCCCCAATGCGGGTTGAACAAGGACCTTCCATAGAAGCGGACGGTCTCCACGACCAGGCGGCGAAAGGCGGCCTCGGAGTGCGCGCGCACCCTGCCGAAGGCGCCTCCGAAGAACTCCGGAAGCTCGTGCGTCCGGAGGGTGAGCCGCGTAACCACGCCCAGGCTCCCGCCGCCTCCTCCCTTGAGCCCCCAGAACAGCTCCGGCTCGGTGGCAGCATTGGCGATGCGCACGGCGCCGTCGGCCGTGACCACTTCCGCCTCCAGCAGGCCCGCGGCCGCGGTGCCGAAGCGCTTGGAG
The DNA window shown above is from Terriglobales bacterium and carries:
- a CDS encoding RNA-binding protein; protein product: MKNIYVGNLSFDTSEEELRAAFEAHGQVDKVTVVRDRDTGQPRGFAFVEMANDGEAEKAMASLNGSTLRGRALNVNEARPRVERGGGGGRDSRGGGRGGRGGGRGGYGRY
- a CDS encoding FAD-binding oxidoreductase, coding for MDRRDFLKFVAMLSASAVARSAAESSGAAFRRVRPGDPEWPSAAEWEELRGKLQGDLLKLSSPFTACGDASNPGCKEILENLKNPYFLGDTPALTQTSGWLDHWKSMPSVYAVAAKSAQDVAAAVDFARQRRLRLVVKGGGHSYQGTSNAPDSLLLWTRPMDHLQLHDSFVPRGCEGKQAAVPAVSVGSGCIWMRTYNAVTTEGGRYVQGGGCATVGVAGLIQSGGFGSLSKRFGTAAAGLLEAEVVTADGAVRIANAATEPELFWGLKGGGGGSLGVVTRLTLRTHELPEFFGGAFGRVRAHSEAAFRRLVVETVRFYGRSLFNPHWGEQMAFRRDNSLNIAMVFQGLDQHQAEEAWKPLLDWVAASPRDYSWEPALGITALPARHFWDPVFLKKNYPQFVLSDERPGAPATNVFWSGNLGEAGQLLYAYRSVWLPQGLLAAGQQQRLADTLFAASRHWNVSLHFNKGLAGAPPEALARSRDTATNPAVLDAFALVIIASNGPPAFPGMPEAHLDVSEGRRNAQAVDEAMNQVLRLVPRPGSYVSESDFREPDWQRSFWGSNYPRLAAAKRKYDPEGLFFVHHGVGSEAWSADGFTRSAKG
- the atpB gene encoding F0F1 ATP synthase subunit A, which codes for MPHQLWFTAILNKLFGGVVTWVLLALGLHPEYPQAPIPNFVAMQVLIALFLLAVFLVLRSRLSVENPSSLQHIFEGLRGFVQNQSREIIGHHSEGFTPFLLCLGLFILVGNLMGMIPSLESPTETPNVPLGLAVTAFLYYHGQGIRRLGPLKYVKTFMGPVLLLAPLMLPIELISHCARILSLTVRLWANMFAGELVGLVFFSMIPIGIPVIFMGLHIFVSFLQAYIFVLLTTVYLQGAVSEEH